In the genome of Calditrichota bacterium, the window CACACAGATGCCATACTTTTCGAGAACTGCACGTTTGCCAACATCGGCTACGTGTACCAGCAGGAGAACGGCAACTACGCAGATAATGTCTACTTCAACCACTGTACTTTCGTCAATGTTCTCATGTTCAGCCTGGAGTCAGGCTGGTGGTACAAGATCTCGGTGACCAACTCGTTATGGCTCAATGCATTCATGCGCGGCGAGGAGCCCGTGCGATACGCCGCGCATGGAGGCCCCTTAGGAGGCACCATCAACATAGACAGCGTGGCCTCCTTTGGTTTTGCCGTCCCCTTCGCCGAACAAGACCGACGCGTTCTCTTTGCCCACAACAGCTACTACATCGAGCCCTGGCTTGTGGACTGGATGGCCAACAATCCATCCGCCCAAGAAAGGCGCCGAGAAGGAGGGGAAGATTGCATACCTCGCCCCCTCCCCATGTTGAATTCGCAAACCCTGGCGTTTTTTGCGTCCAGTGAGTTCCCTTACATGAATGCGGCCAAGCTATATGAGGCAATGGATCCGGGGATGATCTTGCCTCCCACTGACACTACAGCCATAGAACGATTCCTGGAGGAGAAATGGTGGGGCTGTGAGGACGTATCTTGGGCCTGGCGCCCCGATTTATCAGCGAAATACACGTGGCCTTTCCAAGAAAACCTGGCCTATGTGAACGACACATTGCTCTGTGCTGCAATGGGTGGCTTTCCATTGGGAGATCTCTATCGTTGGTTCCCGCATGAGCATAAGCGGTGGAAGCTCCAAGCGGACACAGAGTGGGCCCAAATATCCTACTGGTTAGAAAAAGGGACCGAGCCCACCGGTGTTTTTGGCCTTATGAACCCACCCAGCCG includes:
- a CDS encoding T9SS type A sorting domain-containing protein, translated to FNGTFRNCYFRNCTDPHFTYYGRTVSFPANEWGYHTDAILFENCTFANIGYVYQQENGNYADNVYFNHCTFVNVLMFSLESGWWYKISVTNSLWLNAFMRGEEPVRYAAHGGPLGGTINIDSVASFGFAVPFAEQDRRVLFAHNSYYIEPWLVDWMANNPSAQERRREGGEDCIPRPLPMLNSQTLAFFASSEFPYMNAAKLYEAMDPGMILPPTDTTAIERFLEEKWWGCEDVSWAWRPDLSAKYTWPFQENLAYVNDTLLCAAMGGFPLGDLYRWFPHEHKRWKLQADTEWAQISYWLEKGTEPTGVFGLMNPPSRGVPSGFFLEQNYPNPSGARTTIRYRLPQACNVQLVLFDLLGREVATPLRASQSRGDHTVTLDCSGLPEGVYLYQLQTGGVWMTRKLLVLK